A DNA window from Arachis hypogaea cultivar Tifrunner chromosome 18, arahy.Tifrunner.gnm2.J5K5, whole genome shotgun sequence contains the following coding sequences:
- the LOC112772561 gene encoding fatty acyl-CoA reductase 3, with product MELGSVLHFLEDKTILVTGATGFLAKIFVEKILRCQSNVKKLYLLLRATDIESATHRLHHEIVGKELFRLLKEKLGTKFNSFVSDKLSVVPGDISKQDLDLKDSILMDHICNQTDIIVNIAATTNFDERYDVALGINTFGVKHVLNFAKKCTKLKVLLHVSTAYVCGERGGVVVEDPQEMGVSLNGVAGLDIDMEMKLVQQKLNQLREQGASEHHIKLAMKELGIQRANMYGWPNTYVFTKAMGEMLIQTSKENTPVVIVRPTIITSTYREPFPGWVEGVRTIDSLIVAYGKGKLSCFLADLKAVFDVIPADMVVNAMIVAMVGHGNEGDSNSDDNFIYHVGSSVSNPVRYQNLHDYSFKYFTAKPWINKEGKPIRVGKVTMLSSMASFHRYMFIRYLLPLKGLELVNEASCKYFQETYHQLHRKIHGVMRLAELYKPYVFFNGVFDNMNTEKLLRAAREGRAEMDLFFFDPKIIDWEEYFMKIHFPGISKYVFK from the exons TTTGTGGAGAAGATATTAAGATGTCAATCAAATGTGAAAAAACTTTACCTTCTTTTGAGAGCTACCGATATTGAATCTGCTACTCATCGCTTGCACCATGAG ATCGTAGGGAAGGAGTTGTTTAGATTGCTAAAGGAAAAGTTGGGTACAAAGTTCAATTCCTTTGTGTCAGACAAGTTGAGTGTGGTACCTGGAGACATTTCTAAACAGGACTTGGATTTGAAGGACTCCATTCTAATGGATCATATTTGCAATCAAACTGATATTATAGTTAATATTGCTGCAACTACTAACTTTGATGAAAG ATACGATGTTGCATTGGGTATTAACACATTCGGAGTTAAGCATGTATTGAACTTCGCTAAGAAATGTACTAAGCTCAAAGTGCTTCTTCACGTATCAACAG caTACGTGTGTGGGGAGAGAGGAGGAGTGGTAGTAGAGGATCCACAGGAAATGGGTGTGTCATTGAATGGAGTGGCAGGATTAGACATTGACATGGAAATGAAGTTGGTGCAACAAAAACTCAATCAGCTTCGGGAACAAGGAGCCTCTGAACATCACATTAAACTCGCCATGAAGGAATTAGGCATCCAAAG AGCAAATATGTATGGTTGGCCAAACACATATGTTTTTACAAAAGCAATGGGTGAAATGCTTATACAAACTTCAAAAGAAAATACACCTGTTGTTATTGTGCGTCCTACCATCATTACTAGCACTTATAGAGAGCCTTTTCCAGGTTGGGTCGAAGGTGTAAG AACCATAGACAGTTTGATTGTTGCTTATggtaaaggaaaattatcatgcTTCCTTGCAGATCTTAAGGCAGTTTTTGATGTG ATACCGGCTGACATGGTAGTGAATGCAATGATAGTGGCTATGGTGGGCCATGGAAATGAAGGTGATAGTAATAGTGATGATAACTTCATATACCATGTGGGTTCTTCTGTTAGCAACCCTGTGAGATACCAAAATCTTCATGACTATTCCTTCAAATATTTCACTGCAAAACCTTGGATCAATAAAGAGGGAAAGCCTATCAGAGTTGGCAAGGTTACCATGTTGAGTAGCATGGCAAGCTTCCATAGATACATGTTCATTCGCTACTTGCTTCCGTTAAAG GGACTAGAACTGGTGAATGAAGCATCATGCAAGTATTTTCAAGAAACGTATCATCAACTTCATAGAAAGATCCATGGTGTTATGCGGCTCGCTGAGCTTTACAAGCCTTACGTATTTTTTAACGGCGT ATTTGATAATATGAACACAGAAAAGTTGTTGAGAGCGGCGAGAGAAGGTAGGGCAGAGATGGATTTGTTTTTCTTTGATCCAAAAATTATTGATTGGGAAGAATACTTTATGAAGATCCATTTCCCTGGCATTTCCAAGTATGTCTTCAAGTGA
- the LOC112769469 gene encoding probable fatty acyl-CoA reductase 4, which produces MAEFTSNSVEEYFKEKTILITGATGFLAKILVEKILRVQPNIKRLYLVVRASNPHIAVQRLHNEVFEKKLFKMQKDKWGEKFSSFLADKVVAVAGDVSLHNFGIKDQILIEEMLDAIDIIVHTAGTTTLDERFDVAMDTNTMGAYNAINFAKMCHRIEVFLHVSTAYVCGEAKGLIPEESFRMGQTLKSSLELDISLEKQLIEEKLSELQEQNANQETITSIMKEFGATRANLYGWPNTYTFTKAMGEMLVMSMKGNIPLIITRPTAVIGTHSEPFPGWIEGVRTIDFVFVEYFKGAITSFVGHPNITMDLDSRLKRTMNLYRPYGLFEGIFDDENTEKLRIAIKGVGKMDKEYNFDPKSIDWKDYLMNVHFPGLIKYTMQPKM; this is translated from the exons ATGGCAGAGTTCACAAGTAATAGTGTTGAGGAGTATTTCAAAGAAAAGACCATTTTAATTACTGGTGCAACTGGATTCTTAGCCAAAA tTCTCGTGGAGAAGATATTGAGGGTTCAACCCAACATAAAAAGGTTATACCTTGTTGTGAGAGCATCAAATCCACATATAGCTGTCCAACGCTTGCATAATGAG GTCTTTGAGAAGAAATTGTTCAAAATGCAAAAAGATAAGTGGGGTGAAAAATTCAGCTCTTTTTTAGCCGACAAAGTGGTGGCAGTTGCAGGTGATGTTTCTCTTCACAATTTCGGAATCAAAGACCAAATCCTCATTGAAGAGATGTTGGATGCGATTGATATTATAGTGCACACTGCGGGAACTACTACACTTGATGAAAG ATTTGATGTTGCAATGGATACAAATACAATGGGAGCTTATAATGCTATAAACTTTGCTAAAATGTGTCATAGAATAGAAGTTTTTCTTCATGTATCAACCG CTTATGTTTGTGGAGAAGCAAAAGGATTAATACCTGAGGAATCATTCCGTATGGGCCAAACACTAAAAAGCTCTTTAGAATTGGACATCAGCTTAGAAAAGCAGTTGATTGAGGAAAAACTTAGTGAACTCCAAGAACAAAATGCCAATCAAGAAACAATCACCTCAATAATGAAAGAATTTGGAGCAACAAG GGCAAATTTGTATGGATGGCCAAATACGTATACATTTACAAAAGCCATGGGAGAAATGCTTGTGATGAGCATGAAGGGAAATATACCATTGATCATCACACGTCCTACTGCTGTGATTGGCACTCATTCAGAACCTTTTCCGGGTTGGATTGAAGGTGTTAG AACTATAGACTTTGTGTTTGTTGAGTATTTCAAAGGAGCAATAACTAGTTTTGTTGGTCATCCAAATATAACTATGGACCTG GATTCAAGGTTGAAGAGGACAATGAATCTTTATAGGCCTTATGGTCTCTTCGAGGGCAT TTTTGATGATGAGAACACAGAGAAGCTGCGAATAGCAATAAAAGGAGTTGGCAAGATGGATAAGGAATATAACTTTGATCCTAAGAGCATTGATTGGAAGGACTACTTGATGAATGTTCATTTCCCAGGTCTAATTAAGTATACTATGCAACCAAAGATGTAA
- the LOC112769468 gene encoding probable fatty acyl-CoA reductase 4: MELESVLHFLEDKTILVTGATGFLAKVFVEKILRCQPNVKKLYLLLRATDTESVAHRLHHEVFGKKLFKMQKEKWGEKFSSFLSEKVVAVAGDVSLHNFGIKDQTLIEEMLEEIDIIVHSAATTRLDERFDVAMDTNTIGAYNAINFAKICHKIEIFLHVSTAYVCGEAKGQIPEEPFRMGQTLKSSFELDINLEKQLIKKKLSELQSQNANQETITSIMKEFGTIRANLHGWPNTYVFTKAMGEMVVTNMKGNIPLIITRPTVIIGTLSEPFPGWIEDVRTIDFVFVEYFKGAITSFVGNPKITVDLIPVDMVTNSMIIAMLVHSKNNTSNNLIYHIGTSLRNPIKLSEIQDIMHLYITKNPWLKNYGKSGSLYEKFTFNPNYTEDLEFPQYKGSRLKRIMNMYRPYLHFEGIFDDKNTEKLRMAIKGVGSVERKFNLDPKSIDWKEYLVNVHFPGLLKYSMQPKM, translated from the exons ATGGAGTTGGAAAGTGTATTGCATTTCCTTGAGGACAAGACCATTCTAGTCACTGGTGCCACTGGCTTCCTAGCGAAAG TTTTTGTAGAGAAGATACTAAGGTGTCAACCAAATGTAAAAAAACTTTACCTTCTTTTAAGAGCTACCGATACTGAATCTGTCGCTCATCGCTTGCACCATGAG GTCTTTGGGAAGAAATTGTTCAAAATGCAAAAAGAAAAGTGGGGTGAAAAATTCAGCTCCTTTTTATCCGAGAAAGTGGTGGCTGTTGCAGGTGATGTTTCTCTTCACAATTTTGGAATCAAAGACCAAACCCTCATTGAAGAGATGTTGGAAGAGATTGATATTATAGTGCACAGTGCCGCAACTACAAGACTTGATGAAAG ATTTGATGTTGCAATGGATACAAACACAATAGGAGCTTATAATGCGATAAACTTTGCTAAAATATGTCACAAAATAGAAATTTTTCTTCACGTATCTACCG CTTATGTTTGTGGAGAAGCAAAAGGACAAATACCTGAGGAACCATTTCGTATGGGCCAAACATTAAAAAGCTCTTTCGAATTGGACATCAACTTAGAAAAGCAGTTGATTAAGAAAAAACTGAGTGAACTCCAATCACAAAATGCCAATCAAGAAACAATCACCTCAATAATGAAAGAATTTGGAACAATAAG GGCCAATTTGCATGGGTGGCCAAATACATATGTATTTACAAAAGCAATGGGAGAAATGGTTGTGACAAACATGAAGGGAAATATACCGTTGATCATCACACGTCCTACTGTTATAATCGGCACCCTTTCGGAACCTTTTCCGGGTTGGATTGAAGATGTTAG AACTATAGACTTTGTTTTTGTTGAGTATTTCAAAGGAGCAATAACCAGTTTTGTTGGTAATCCAAAGATAACTGTAGACCTG ATACCAGTAGACATGGTGACAAACTCAATGATCATAGCGATGTTGGTTCATTCTAAGAATAATACTTCAAACAATTTGATCTACCATATTGGCACTTCGTTAAGAAATCCAATTAAACTTTCAGAAATTCAAGACATAATGCATCTTTATATTACAAAAAATCCATGGCTAAAAAATTATGGAAAGTCCGGGAGTTTGTATGAAAAATTTACATTCAACCCCAATTATACGGAAGATCTTGAATTTCCCCAATACAAG GGATCAAGGTTGAAGAGAATAATGAACATGTATCGTCCTTATCTTCACTTTGAGGGCAT CTTTGATGATAAGAACACGGAGAAGCTACGAATGGCAATAAAAGGAGTTGGCAGTGTTGAGAGGAAATTTAACTTGGATCCCAAAAGTATTGATTGGAAGGAATATTTGGTGAATGTTCATTTTCCAGGTCTACTTAAGTATTCTATGCAACCTAAGATGTAA
- the LOC112772374 gene encoding ATP-dependent DNA helicase Q-like 4A → MLLQVNDPKVRNLLLGGQRIIWRFPSSIKASKLAKYEFTPTKGSLTSGKQNNHQIDTPAQPQTQVDMNLSAKLYSALRLLRATILGESGDNVLAHHVFCNSLLQLMSKKVLRTKEELLELNGMSKAKVSNYGDQILETIENTINEYYKLDKSSNGSADSAKRRRDANGGLDRNLKDDDELTKKIKFVELTVMMSMNNENVGMICSKFVEHL, encoded by the exons GTAAATGACCCCAAGGTCCGCAACCTGTTGCTGGGGGGCCAGAGAATTATATGGAG GTTCCCATCGTCCATAAAAGCATCAAAATTAGCGAAGTACGAGTTCACTCCAACTAAAGGATCTCTGACATCTGGAAAACAAAATAATCATCAAATTGATACTCCTGCTCAGCCCCAAACTCAAGTTGACATG AATCTTTCAGCAAAGTTATACTCAGCACTGCGGTTGCTGCGGGCAACTATTCTTGGTGAATCTGGAgacaatgtcttggctcaccacgTATTCTG taattctcTGTTGCAGCTGATGAGCAAGAAAGTACTAAGAACAAAGGAAGAACTCCTTGAACTCAATGGCATGAGCAA GGCCAAGGTAAGCAATTATGGTGATCAGATACTAGAAACCATTGAAAATACTATTAATGAGTATTACAAGTTGGATAAAAGCAGCAATGGCAGTGCTGATTCTGCAAAAAGGAGACGAGATGCAAATGGAGGCCTAGATAGAAATCTTAAGGATGATGATGAGTTgactaaaaaaatcaaatttgttGAGCTTACAGTGATGATGAGTATGAACAATGAAAATGTTGGAATGATCTGTAGCAAATTTGTTGAGCATCTCTAG